One window from the genome of Gambusia affinis linkage group LG14, SWU_Gaff_1.0, whole genome shotgun sequence encodes:
- the LOC122843685 gene encoding methyltransferase-like protein 24 gives MGGKKVGLLGDVQRRSHGGGVREMGALPRSRAGLVLLLLLLIPPVLLALQLLVVARLWVEEKDGAVAFAVISIEPKRRSTGKARGASSGRAGTEEEVKDGARAYEEENEMHERQVGPRVMEMQPWAGNKPSFSAELGRIITYITRPQLNCSRVLPPGKAQAVAPPVASARWLLCAEDWLLPAADRLCVAYSFSMDGGDADFLSTVSRLGCEAHSFDPRTSSASVGHLGNSLASNHGNRGVVSQHKLWLEWRAPKRRRHRASGRPGGVSHTLADTMAALGHHTVHFLYADLLSAEWRLFQNWIEAGTLQNIHHLVATVHLHWAGFEVGGSDEEVLRYWFSVLRGLEAAGLHLVHSSSGEDHSVLKHTVESAHSSYTLSWVNTRH, from the exons atgggggggaaaaaagttggATTACTGGGAGATGTTCAGCGTCGCAGCCACGGAGGAGGCGTGCGGGAGATGGGTGCTTTGCCCCGGTCGAGAGCGGGCctcgtcctgctgctgctgctgctgatcccACCGGTTCTCCTCGCCCTGCAGCTCCTCGTCGTGGCGCGTTTGTGGGTGGAGGAGAAGGACGGAGCTGTCGCCTTCGCCGTTATCAGCATTGAGCCGAAGAGGAGGTCAACAGGCAAGGCTCGGGGAGCCAGCTCCGGGAGAGCGGGGacggaggaggaggtgaaggatgGGGCGCGAGCGTATGAGGAGGAAAACGAGATGCACGAGCGCCAG GTGGGACCCAGAGTGATGGAGATGCAGCCATGGGCAGGGAACAAGCCGTCCTTCTCAGCAGAACTCGGTCGCATCATCACGTACATCACAAGGCCACAG TTGAACTGCTCCAGGGTTTTACCCCCAGGGAAGGCCCAGGCAGTGGCGCCCCCCGTGGCTTCAGCTCGCTGGCTGCTGTGTGCCGAGGACTGGCTGCTTCCAGCTGCAGATAGACTCTGCGTTGCCTACTCCTTCAG CATGGATGGAGGAGATGCAGACTTCCTGAGCACCGTCTCCAGACTCGGATGCGAAGCCCACAGTTTTGATCCCCGCACCTCCAGTGCATCTGTTGGTCACCTTGGCAACAGTTTGGccagtaaccatggcaacagggGCGTCGTCAGCCAGCACAAATTGTGGCTGGAGTGGCGAGCTCCGAAGAGGCGCAGGCACAGGGCGAGTGGCAGGCCGGGCGGGGTTTCTCACACGCTGGCCGACACCATGGCGGCGCTGGGGCATCACACC GTTCATTTTTTGTATGCTGACCTGTTAAGTGCTGAGTGGCGGCTTTTTCAGAACTGGATCGAGGCCGGCACTCTGCAGAACATTCATCATCTGGTCGCCACCGTGCACCTGCACTGGGCGGGCTTTGAGGTGGGGGGCAGCGACGAGGAGGTGCTCCGCTACTGGTTCAGTGTGCTGCGGGGGCTCGAAGCCGCTGGACTCCACCTGGTTCACAGTTCCTCAGGAGAGGATCACAGTGTCCTGAAACACACTGTAGAAAGTGCTCACAGCTCCTACACCCTCAGCTGGGTCAACACACGACACTGA